The Leptidea sinapis chromosome 6, ilLepSina1.1, whole genome shotgun sequence genome segment TGTTTCTGTACATCACCGAAGATAGAAAATGTTTTCTACCGTGGGTAGAGCTGGTCTGTTGACCACAAAAGCAATAGTCAATAACACCATAGCTGAGAAGACACCTTTGATCGCTGGAGCACTCGTGAGCAAACGTGATTATGCAGCCAAAGCTGCAGGAAAAGCCCAAGGTAAGGTGGTAGCTGTTATTGGTGCCGTAGTAGATGTTCAGTTTGAGGATAATCTGCCATCAATCTTAAATGCCCTCGAGGTTCAGAACCGGTCTCCAAGGCTCGTCCTTGAAGTGGCTCAGCACTTGGGTGAAAATATCGTACGTACTATCGCTATGGACGGTACCGAAGGTTTGGTTCGTGGACAGCCCGTGTTGGATTCTGGGTCACCAATTCGTATTCCTGTCGGGGTAGAGACCCTTGGGCGCATCATGAACGTCATCGGTGAGCCAATCGACGAGAGAGGCCCTATTCAGTCTGACAAAACTGCAGCAATTCATGCAGAAGCTCCAGAGTTTGTTGACATGTCAGTAGAACAGGAAATTCTGGTTACTGGCATCAAGGTTGTAGACCTGTTAGCTCCTTATGCCAAGGGTGGAAAGATTGGCTTGTTTGGTGGTGCAGGTGTGGGCAAGACTGTGCTTATCATGGAGTTGATCAATAATGTAGCTAAAGCCCATGGTGGTTACTCTGTCTTTGCTGGAGTAGGAGAGCGAACCCGTGAGGGTAATGATTTGTATCATGAAATGATCGAGTCTGGAGTAATTTCCTTAAAAGATAAGACATCTAAAGTGGCTCTTGTGTATGGTCAGATGAATGAGCCCCCTGGCGCTCGTGCCCGAGTTGCTTTGACTGGCTTGACCGTAGCAGAGTATTTCAGAGATCAAGAAGGACAAGATGTGCTGCTTTTCATTGATAACATTTTCCGTTTCACACAGGCTGGGTCTGAAGTATCAGCCCTGTTGGGTCGTATCCCATCTGCTGTAGGTTACCAGCCAACCCTAGCCACTGACATGGGTACTATGCAGGAACGTATTACTACTACAAAGAAAGGATCAATTACATCAGTACAAGCCATTTATGTACCAGCTGATGATTTGACTGACCCTGCCCCCGCTACAACCTTTGCTCATTTGGATGCCACCACTGTGTTATCCCGTGCCATTGCAGAGTTGGGCATCTACCCAGCTGTAGACCCATTGGACTCAACATCCCGTATTATGGATCCTAATATTATTGGTGCTGAACATTACAACATTGCTAGAGGtgttcagaaaattttacaagaCTACAAATCACTTCAGGACATCATTGCTATCTTGGGTATGGATGAATTGTCTGAGGAAGACAAACTGACTGTAGCCCGTGCCCGTAAGATTCAAAGATTCCTGTCTCAACCTTTCCAAGTAGCTGAGGTGTTCACTGGTCATGCTGGCAAACTTGTGCCACTTGAGGAAACCATCAAAGGATTCTCCAAGATTTTACAAGGTGAATATGATCATCTACCAGAAGTTGCATTCTACATGGTTGGGCCCATTGAAGAAGTTGTTGCTAAAGCTGAAACTTTGGCTaagaatgtttaattttttttgtaacttagCCTGTATACATAATCATGAACACAATGTGGTGTATTAAACTCtagaaaaatcaataataaatcgTAAATTATTAgtgattgttttaatttacatttgatATGGACAGATATGTCCATAATGATATTGAGTTATATTATTAGCTGTGTTACCAAATTTTTCTTCTTCTAATTATATTTCCAAAAAGTCCATAACtatgaatagaaatatatagtAGTAAAAGTAcaataactaattttatttaatattttagggATAAGCTTACTTTACTATGCAAAATATGTTGTAATTAATCCTACTAAACACATTCTTATGTAACACAAGCTTGGTATGCTGATGGATTTTAAAACCTCTATTTAAACATGCACCCAGTACTGAACATATACACCTAACTTAAGGGTCCCTTTGCCCATTCAGaatgacatttatttattttatccatATCAGGTTCTGCACAAAGAAATTTTAACCTGTCATATCTACTTATTAAGCACTAGGAATATAAACGAAAAAGAGATGAAAAAAACGAAATtggtttgttttcaaatattatgtgataattattgcagcacaatttttttttcaatggaagaggaggacaaacaagtgttCGGGtctcctgatgttaagtgatcaccacctcccactctcttgctacaccagaggaatcacaggagcattactggcctttaaggaaggtgtacacgcatTTTTGAAGGTCGGAGGGAAAATCATTTCAATAGCTTGCTTGTACGTGAAAtacagttccttgaaaaccgcactgtggaggaacaccacacatccagatggtgggatgaTAATCTAATTAgtggtgtcgtgcgaaggtagaatacaggtcaaacagctcttcggaacactcccggtAAAAGAAccacaatgaaacgacgtctctacgcagcgGAAGGGGaactagccgttcacagagccctgaatctccgacaattcgagcagctctgcgttgcacgcagtcaaatagTTCGAGATCACACAGATCCTGTATTCACTgtttagaattattatattacgttatatattattcataatgtagGTATGTACTGAGTTTTAAAAATAAGCAATAATATAGTAAAGTTcacaaatagttttaattacaaCGCTTAGAGACCCCTAAATACGCAAGCTCGCCTTTACAATGTCGGCGAATGTTTGTTACAAATCTACGTCGGCGCTCGGCAAAGCCCAAATAATGATACTTGCAGTGGTGATATGGTACGTACAACCAACGTCGGTCGTATGCTGATCGACCATATAGATATAATTTTAGATTTCCATATTATGAtgcaaataagcatatttatatttcaccactaagggatttttagtttttttggattaaactacattttaaatttagcaaAAGCTgtcatagatatatatattaatgtccGCTTACACTtcatataccaaaaagatatccaagtctaaaagacaaattttatttaattcaaggaacttaacatttaaataaccagtttaactatttttgtaaataaaataataatgactcAGGAAAGtttcatttgaaaatattatatttgagtattagtttctctaGTTAAAGGTTACCCTAACTTATTTaatccaaatccctttagaacgtaaagaagtaacaaatataaacatacaaacttatcCGTTTAGTAGtgtgattttttaaaatttaaaaatgtaaaaaatgtccCAACTGAACaaatcttgatcggaaaatagggacatACTGACCGAACATGAAACTTATaacaaccctctttttcgtctgggtttaa includes the following:
- the LOC126965019 gene encoding ATP synthase subunit beta, mitochondrial-like yields the protein MFSTVGRAGLLTTKAIVNNTIAEKTPLIAGALVSKRDYAAKAAGKAQGKVVAVIGAVVDVQFEDNLPSILNALEVQNRSPRLVLEVAQHLGENIVRTIAMDGTEGLVRGQPVLDSGSPIRIPVGVETLGRIMNVIGEPIDERGPIQSDKTAAIHAEAPEFVDMSVEQEILVTGIKVVDLLAPYAKGGKIGLFGGAGVGKTVLIMELINNVAKAHGGYSVFAGVGERTREGNDLYHEMIESGVISLKDKTSKVALVYGQMNEPPGARARVALTGLTVAEYFRDQEGQDVLLFIDNIFRFTQAGSEVSALLGRIPSAVGYQPTLATDMGTMQERITTTKKGSITSVQAIYVPADDLTDPAPATTFAHLDATTVLSRAIAELGIYPAVDPLDSTSRIMDPNIIGAEHYNIARGVQKILQDYKSLQDIIAILGMDELSEEDKLTVARARKIQRFLSQPFQVAEVFTGHAGKLVPLEETIKGFSKILQGEYDHLPEVAFYMVGPIEEVVAKAETLAKNV